Proteins encoded together in one Benincasa hispida cultivar B227 chromosome 1, ASM972705v1, whole genome shotgun sequence window:
- the LOC120071904 gene encoding uncharacterized protein LOC120071904 → MMSITFAFQSLCNNVFPSPTSNHSEISSIWRPISTKLPQLSNPISQSFRKTFTIVSSKSSEAEELSTPEDEWLNKLPEKKKPLYSHSLPCVEAWLKNLGFYQSKEDRAVWLIEKPEWHAQLSLDVTDLYIRYLKSGPGNLEKDVERRFSYALSREDIENAVLGGP, encoded by the exons ATGATGTCTATCACTTTCGCTTTTCAGTCTCTCTGTAACAATGTTTTCCCATCTCCCACTTCGAATCATTCCGAAATTTCATCGATTTGGCGTCCCATTTCCACTAAACTCCCACAATTAAGCAACCCCATCTCTCAATCCTTCAGGAAAACCTTCACCATTGTTTCTTCCAAGTCGTCCGAAGCAGAGGAGCTCTCTACTCCAGAGGACGAGTGGCTGAACAAGCTTCCCGAGAAGAAGAAACCCTTGTACTCTCACAGTTTGCCTTGCGTCGAGGCTTGGTTAAAGAACTTAGGATTTTACCAGAGTAAAGAGGACCGAGCTGTGTGGCTAATCGAGAAGCCTGAATGGCATGCTCAGCTCTCACTCGATGTCACCGACCTCTATATAAG ATATCTAAAGAGTGGACCTGGAAATCTTGAGAAAGATGTGGAGAGGAGATTTAGCTATGCATTAAGCAGAGAAGATATTGAGAATGCTGTACTTGGAGGACCTTGA
- the LOC120071820 gene encoding ABC transporter C family member 10 translates to MEAIWGVFCGGYDCSNGSGKPCGFDYDFLSHSSPCSSQALIICFDFLLFILLVSNIVGKSMKRVHMSNRIRNGSGLLILSAIFNGCVGLVYLGLGIWTLVEKLRKDHTALPLQLWLSASFHGLTWLLVTSIVSLWCKQLPRALLRLLSIAAFVFSGVVCVLSLSDAVWSKIVSVKMVLDVLSVLGSVLLVLCSFGCFSCQVSEESINENGVYTPLIGEANESGKLDPVTPLAKAGLLSKISFWWMNPLMKTGKKKILNNEDIPMMREEDRAESCYLQFIKQMNEQKRKDQSSEPSVLKVILSCHWRDILLSGIFALLKILSLSSGPLLLNAFILVAQGHQSFKYEGLVLAISVFLSKSIESISQRQWYFRTRLVGLKVRSFLSAAIYKKQLRLSNEAKLMHSSGEIMNYVTVDAYRIGEFSFWFHQTWTTSVQLCIALLILYKAVGIATIASFLVIILCVAGNTPIAKLQHKFQSKLMAAQDERLKTFTEALVNMKVLKLYAWETHFKNVIEKLRKEEHKWLSSVQFRKGYNIILFWSSPVIVSVATFGACSFLNIPLHANNVFTFVSALRLVQEPVRSMGDVLAVIIQARVSFTRIVNFLEAPELQSSSVPRKCVKVNNNCSIRISSASFSWEENSTRPTLRNINLEVKPGSKVAICGEVGSGKSTLLAAVLGEIPNVEGNIQVYGRIAYVSQTAWIQTGSIRDNILFGSEMDGGRYRETLEKCSLVKDLELLPYGDLTEIGERGVNLSGGQKQRIQLARALYQNADIYLLDDPFSAVDAHTATSLFNGYVMEALSGKTVLLVTHQVDFLPAFDSVLLMSDGEILEAAIYDQLLADSKEFQDLVNAHKETAGTQRLADLSATKSLRTSSKEIKKSYTEKLSVASDANQIIKQEEREVGDSGFKPYIQYLNQNKGFFFFSLDVFFQLAFVACGITQNSWMASNVDNPNVSNSRLIVVYLLIGVTSTLFLASRSLLTAVLGLESSKSLFSQLLTSLFRAPMSFYDSTPLGRILSRVSMDLSIVDLDVPFSLIFSVAATSNAYAALGVLAVITWQVLFISIPTIILAVCLQRYYFASAKELMRLNGTTKSMVANHLSESIAGAMTIRAFEEEERFFKKNLQFVDRNASPFFHNFAANEWLIQRLEMLSAVVLASAAFCIVLLPTGSFSPGFIGMALSYGLSLNVSLVFSIQNQCNIANHIISVERLNQYMHLSSEAPEIIEANRPPTNWPSIGKVEIIDLKIRYRPNTPLVLHGISCTFEGGHKIGIVGRTGSGKSTLLSAIFRLVEPAGGKILVDGIDICSIGLHDLRSHFGIIPQDPTLFKGTVRYNLDPLVQHTDDEIWEVLAKCQLREAVEEREAGLDSLVVEDGSNWSMGQRQLFCLGRALLRRSRILVLDEATASIDNATDMILQKTIRSEFANCTVITVAHRVPTVMDCTMVLAISDGRIAEYDEPATLIKREGSLFGQLVKEYWSHSPSAELF, encoded by the exons ATGGAGGCCATATGGGGTGTGTTCTGTGGAGGTTATGACTGTTCCAATGGTAGTGGGAAGCCTTGTGGTTTTGACTATGACTTTCTTTCTCATTCCTCTCCATGTTCAAGTCAAGCTCTGATAATCTGTTTTGATTTTCTACTGTTCATCTTGCTTGTATCTAATATTGTGGGGAAGTCAATGAAAAGAGTTCACATGTCGAATCGAATTCGTAACGGTTCAGGTTTGTTGATTTTGTCTGCTATCTTCAATGGCTGTGTTGGATTGGTGTACCTTGGCTTAGGTATTTGGACTCTGGTGGAGAAGTTGAGGAAAGATCACACTGCTTTACCTTTGCAGCTGTGGTTATCAGCTTCCTTCCATGGTTTGACATGGTTGTTGGTAACGTCTATTGTCAGTTTATGGTGTAAACAGCTTCCAAGAGCCTTGTTGCGCCTATTGTCCATTGCGGCATTCGTGTTTTCTGGGGTTGTTTGTGTTCTTTCACTTTCTGATGCCGTTTGGAGTAAAATAGTATCAGTAAAGATGGTTTTAGATGTTCTATCTGTTCTGGGATCAGTTCTGTTAGTGCTTTGCTCTTTTGGTTGTTTTAGCTGCCAAGTGAGTGAGGAGAGTATCAATGAGAATGGAGTTTACACCCCATTAATTGGTGAGGCCAATGAAAGTGGTAAGCTTGATCCTGTTACTCCATTAGCCAAAGCTGGATTGCTGAGTAAAATTTCGTTTTGGTGGATGAATCCTTTAATGAAAacggggaagaagaagattctCAACAATGAAGATATACCGATGATGCGTGAGGAAGATCGAGCAGAAAGTTGTTACTTACAGTTCATAAAACAAATGAATGAGCAGAAAAGAAAAGACCAAAGTTCTGAACCATCAGTCCTCAAAGTCATCCTTTCATGCCATTGGAGGGATATATTATTGTCAGGAATTTTCGCTTTGTTGAAaatactctctctctcttctggCCCTCTGCTTCTTAATGCCTTCATTTTGGTTGCTCAGGGACACCAAAGTTTCAAATATGAAGGTCTTGTGCTTGCCATTTCAGTTTTCCTTTCAAAAAGCATTGAATCCATATCACAAAGGCAATGGTACTTCAGAACTAGGCTTGTTGGTCTTAAAGTCAGGTCTTTTCTCTCAGCAGCCATTTATAAGAAGCAATTGCGATTGTCCAATGAAGCTAAGTTGATGCACTCAAGTGGTGAAATCATGAACTACGTTACCGTAGACGCGTATAGGATTGGTGAATTCTCATTCTGGTTCCACCAGACTTGGACCACGAGCGTTCAGCTATGTATTGCACTTTTGATCCTCTACAAAGCAGTAGGAATAGCAACCATAGCTTCCTTCTTAGTGATAATTCTATGTGTAGCTGGGAATACTCCAATTGCCAAGCTACAACATAAGTTTCAGAGTAAATTGATGGCAGCACAAGATGAGAGACTGAAAACGTTTACAGAGGCTCTTGTTAACATGAAAGTTTTGAAGTTATATGCTTGGGAAACCCATTTCAAGAATGTAATTGAGAAGTTAAGAAAGGAGGAGCACAAGTGGTTGTCATCCGTGCAATTTCGAAAGGGATACAATATCATTCTCTTTTGGTCATCTCCTGTTATTGTCTCCGTTGCAACCTTTGGGGCATGTAGTTTTTTGAACATTCCGCTACATGCCAATAATGTCTTCACTTTCGTATCTGCATTGCGTCTTGTTCAAGAACCAGTCAGATCTATGGGCGATGTCCTTGCGGTGATCATTCAAGCAAGGGTCTCATTTACGCGTATTGTTAACTTTCTGGAGGCACCCGAGCTGCAAAGTTCAAGTGTTCCTAGAAAGTGTGTGAAGGTGAATAATAACTGCTCCATTCGGATCAGTTCAGCATCTTTCTCGTGGGAAGAGAATTCGACAAGGCCTACTCTTCGTAATATAAATCTAGAGGTCAAGCCAGGTTCAAAGGTTGCAATATGTGGAGAAGTTGGCTCAGGAAAATCTACTCTTCTAGCAGCCGTTCTTGGTGAAATTCCAAATGTTGAGGGAAAT ATTCAAGTTTATGGAAGGATAGCTTATGTCTCTCAAACAGCGTGGATCCAAACAGGGTCCATACGAGATAACATTTTATTTGGCTCTGAAATGGACGGTGGGAGATATCGAGAAACACTCGAGAAGTGTTCATTGGTGAAGGACCTTGAGTTACTTCCTTATGGTGATCTCACTGAGATTGGGGAAAGAGGAGTGAATCTCAGTGGTGGACAAAAGCAGAGGATTCAACTTGCACGTGCGCTGTATCAAAATGCCGATATATATCTTTTAGACGATCCATTTAGTGCTGTTGATGCTCATACTGCCACAAGTTTGTTCAAT GGATACGTTATGGAAGCGCTCTCGGGAAAAACGGTTCTTCTTGTGACTCATCAAGTTGATTTCCTGCCTGCTTTTGATTCTGTCCTG CTGATGTCCGATGGCGAAATTCTAGAAGCAGCCATTTACGACCAGCTGTTGGCAGATAGCAAAGAATTTCAGGACCTTGTCAATGCACACAAAGAGACTGCTGGTACTCAAAGGCTTGCAGATTTATCTGCGACCAAGAGTTTGAGAACATCCAGTAAAGAGATTAAGAAATCTTATACAGAGAAACTGTCTGTAGCTTCTGATGCTAATCAGATAATTAAGCAGGAAGAGCGAGAAGTTGGAGACTCAGGATTCAAGCCTTATATTCAGTATCTGAATCAGAACAAagggttcttcttcttctccttagATGTTTTCTTTCAATTAGCATTTGTGGCATGTGGAATAACTCAAAACTCTTGGATGGCTTCAAACGTCGACAATCCCAATGTCAGCAACTCGCGTTTGATCGTAGTTTACTTGTTGATTGGAGTTACTTCAACATTATTCTTGGCTTCAAGATCTCTTTTAACAGCTGTTTTAGGCCTGGAATCTTCAAAATCATTGTTTTCTCAGCTATTAACATCTCTTTTTCGCGCACCGATGTCCTTCTATGACTCCACACCTCTTGGAAGAATACTTAGTCGG GTCTCAATGGATCTTAGTATTGTGGATCTTGATGTCCcatttagtttaatattttctgTGGCTGCAACCTCCAATGCCTATGCTGCTCTCGGAGTTTTAGCCGTAATTACATGGCAAGTTCTGTTCATCTCCATACCAACAATCATTTTGGCAGTCTGCTTGCAG AGATACTATTTTGCTTCTGCTAAAGAACTCATGCGTCTTAATGGGACGACAAAGTCAATGGTAGCAAACCATTTGTCCGAATCCATAGCTGGTGCAATGACAATTCGAGCTTTTGAAGAGGAAGAGCGATTCTTTAAGAAAaatcttcaatttgttgatagAAATGCCAGTCCTTTCTTTCACAATTTTGCAGCGAATGAGTGGCTGATACAGCGGTTAGAAATGCTCAGCGCAGTAGTCCTTGCCTCCGCTGCATTTTGCATAGTATTGCTACCAACTGGAAGCTTCAGCCCTG GTTTCATTGGAATGGCACTCTCTTATGGCCTTTCTTTAAATGTGTCCCTGGTCTTCTCCATTCAGAATCAATGTAATATAGCCAACCACATAATTTCTGTAGAAAGATTAAACCAATACATGCATTTATCAAGTGAGGCTCCCGAAATCATCGAAGCTAATCGTCCCCCAACAAACTGGCCCTCCATCGGCAAAGTGGAGATAATCGACTTGAAG ATTCGGTATAGACCCAATACACCCCTTGTTCTTCATGGTATTAGTTGCACATTTGAAGGAGGACATAAGATTGGTATTGTTGGTCGGACTGGCAGTGGGAAATCTACTCTTTTAAGTGCCATATTCCGCTTGGTTGAGCCAGCCGGAGGAAAGATTTTAGTTGACGGTATTGACATCTGCTCGATTGGACTTCATGACTTGCGTTCACATTTCGGAATTATACCTCAAGATCCAACCCTTTTTAAAGGGACTGTTAGATACAATTTGGATCCCTTAGTTCAGCATACTGATGATGAAATATGGGAG GTACTCGCAAAGTGTCAACTTAGAGAGGCTGTCGAAGAGAGAGAGGCGGGATTGGATTCCTTGG TTGTGGAAGATGGTTCAAACTGGAGCATGGGACAGCGACAACTTTTCTGTTTAGGTCGTGCGCTTTTGAGGAGAAGTCGAATATTGGTGCTTGACGAAGCAACTGCATCAATTGACAATGCCACCGATATGATTCTGCAGAAAACTATTCGATCTGAATTTGCAAACTGTACTGTGATTACAGTTGCTCACAGAGTACCAACTGTTATGGATTGCACAATGGTGCTTGCTATAAGTGATG GGAGAATAGCGGAATATGACGAACCGGCCACATTGATCAAGAGAGAAGGCTCCCTATTTGGACAGTTAGTCAAAGAATACTGGTCTCACTCACCATCTGCAGAATTATTTTGA